One region of Bacterioplanoides sp. SCSIO 12839 genomic DNA includes:
- a CDS encoding TrpB-like pyridoxal phosphate-dependent enzyme, which produces MKQTKILLPETEMPTQWYNVAADLKKPPAPPLGPDGKPMDPSAMSAIFADNIIEQEVSDQRWIDIPDPVREIYQQWRPTPMFRAHRLEEALGTPAKIYYKYEGISPAGSHKLNSAIPQAYYNKVAGINRLTTETGAGQWGSSLSLAGQMFGIDVRVYMVKVSFEQKPFRRSMMQTWGGEVLASPTNLTETGRKILAEDPNNRGSLGIAISEAVEEAVGREDTKYSLGSVLNHVLLHQTIIGLEAKKQFAMVGDSPDMIFAPCGGGSNFGGVAFPFFADEAAGGKQTRLVAVEPTSCPSLTKGHYAYDFGDTVGHTPMTLQYTLGHDFMPPGIHAGGLRYHGASSLVSQMYHEKLIEAVAVPQVATFDAGVQFARAEGIIPAPESNHAIRACIDEALRCKESGEEKTLFFNLSGHGHFDMVSYDKYLNKELEDYEYPQSEIDAALARLPKTAL; this is translated from the coding sequence ATGAAGCAGACGAAAATTCTGTTGCCTGAAACTGAAATGCCAACTCAGTGGTATAACGTTGCCGCTGATTTGAAAAAACCACCAGCGCCGCCTCTTGGCCCTGATGGCAAGCCAATGGATCCGTCTGCTATGTCAGCCATTTTTGCTGACAATATTATTGAACAAGAAGTATCTGACCAGCGCTGGATTGATATTCCGGACCCAGTTCGCGAGATTTACCAGCAATGGCGACCAACACCGATGTTTCGTGCACATCGCCTGGAAGAAGCGTTGGGTACCCCTGCGAAAATTTACTACAAATACGAGGGCATCAGCCCGGCTGGTTCGCACAAACTGAACTCAGCGATTCCTCAGGCCTATTACAACAAGGTTGCTGGCATTAACCGTTTGACCACCGAAACCGGTGCGGGGCAGTGGGGTTCTTCGCTGTCATTGGCGGGTCAGATGTTTGGCATTGATGTACGCGTGTATATGGTAAAAGTCAGTTTTGAGCAGAAGCCATTCCGCCGCTCGATGATGCAAACCTGGGGTGGCGAAGTGTTGGCCAGCCCAACCAATCTGACAGAAACCGGACGTAAAATTCTGGCAGAGGACCCGAACAACCGTGGCTCTTTAGGAATCGCTATTTCTGAAGCCGTTGAAGAAGCCGTAGGCCGTGAAGACACTAAGTACAGCCTGGGCTCGGTACTGAATCATGTGTTATTGCATCAAACCATCATTGGCCTGGAAGCGAAAAAACAGTTCGCGATGGTTGGCGATAGCCCAGACATGATTTTTGCCCCTTGTGGTGGAGGTTCTAATTTTGGTGGCGTGGCGTTCCCATTCTTTGCGGATGAAGCGGCTGGTGGTAAACAGACCCGTCTGGTTGCTGTTGAGCCAACGTCTTGCCCAAGTTTAACCAAAGGCCATTACGCCTATGACTTTGGAGATACGGTAGGTCATACGCCGATGACGTTACAGTACACTCTGGGGCATGACTTTATGCCACCAGGTATTCATGCGGGTGGTCTGCGTTATCACGGTGCTTCATCACTGGTATCACAGATGTACCACGAGAAACTGATTGAGGCGGTTGCGGTGCCTCAGGTTGCAACCTTTGACGCCGGAGTTCAGTTTGCCCGTGCAGAAGGTATTATCCCGGCACCGGAATCGAATCATGCGATTCGCGCTTGTATTGATGAAGCATTACGTTGCAAAGAATCCGGTGAAGAAAAAACGTTATTCTTTAACTTATCCGGCCATGGTCACTTCGATATGGTGTCGTACGATAAGTATCTGAATAAAGAGCTGGAAGATTACGAGTATCCGCAATCTGAAATTGATGCGGCGCTGGCGCGTTTGCCAAAAACAGCGTTATAA
- a CDS encoding transporter substrate-binding domain-containing protein: MPRTLLLSILCSFITLQPNVQAFDNNGSLPDQLTFAATHWCPYSCAPDNPAGSDQSNHKPGIISEYLTQLLGDNGIQLNIRFLPWSRALAEANNGAVDGLLTVVPEESGILLMPEVPITSYQDCFFVPQESSWQYQGKESLPSVRLAYIQDYGYNEPLHSYIQNTDNAANLFEVSGAEPSRRLVRLVQAGRADALIEEKRVTRWAQHQHQYQQQQGEKTVALKQAGCLESKPFYVAISPKHSQANQLIQLFNTLLSHPEHTAELQQYIDQYLGTVNRLLRSE; encoded by the coding sequence ATGCCTCGCACCTTGCTGCTCAGCATCTTGTGTAGCTTTATAACACTACAACCGAATGTTCAGGCATTCGACAACAATGGCTCACTGCCTGACCAACTCACCTTTGCTGCCACACATTGGTGCCCCTACTCATGCGCACCAGACAATCCAGCTGGCAGTGACCAGTCAAATCACAAACCCGGAATCATCAGTGAATACCTGACACAACTGTTAGGGGATAATGGCATCCAACTCAACATTCGTTTTTTGCCCTGGTCACGGGCATTGGCCGAGGCCAACAATGGTGCAGTTGATGGCTTGTTAACCGTGGTCCCGGAAGAAAGTGGCATCCTATTAATGCCAGAAGTGCCTATCACCAGCTATCAGGATTGTTTTTTTGTCCCCCAGGAATCCAGCTGGCAATACCAGGGCAAGGAATCGCTGCCAAGCGTCCGGCTGGCCTATATTCAGGATTATGGCTACAACGAGCCATTACACAGCTACATTCAGAATACAGATAATGCAGCCAACCTGTTTGAAGTCTCCGGCGCAGAGCCAAGTCGGCGTTTGGTACGACTGGTTCAGGCCGGACGTGCGGATGCATTGATTGAGGAAAAGCGCGTTACCCGCTGGGCTCAACATCAACATCAATATCAGCAACAACAAGGAGAGAAAACGGTGGCACTGAAACAAGCTGGCTGCCTGGAAAGCAAACCTTTTTATGTGGCCATTTCACCTAAACATTCTCAAGCCAACCAGCTGATTCAACTGTTTAACACACTGCTGTCGCACCCCGAACATACAGCTGAGTTGCAACAGTATATCGATCAGTATTTAGGTACGGTTAACCGTCTGCTAAGAAGTGAATAG
- a CDS encoding GlxA family transcriptional regulator, whose protein sequence is MIEKIAVLAVNQMLMSSVAIPLEMLEACRARLRLARDPAMNFTVEVISQDKQPVNALGGILMSPNAAVSDLAGDELRPDLILVPALWRAPRAVIARNPDLIAWLARQYQAGSHIFAVGTGVCLLAEAGLLDGKPAVTHWHYLETFAQDYPRVNLQANYLLTQSDRMYCAASVNSGADMMIHILGLLFNRDLALQVEQQFSPEVRNPFEKKVFYADGRHQHGDEEIALVQTWMQHNLKEPLVLSKLAKMAGVGERQFDRRFKQVTGLAPGKYLQKIRCEQAHELLQNTNLSIADIAAAVGYLDSGYFIRIFRKHSGQTPGQLRQKVKSKLFTS, encoded by the coding sequence GTGATTGAGAAAATTGCGGTGTTGGCCGTCAATCAAATGTTGATGTCGAGTGTGGCGATTCCACTGGAAATGCTGGAGGCTTGCCGTGCCCGTTTGCGTTTGGCACGTGATCCGGCGATGAATTTTACGGTCGAGGTGATCAGTCAGGACAAGCAACCTGTCAATGCATTGGGCGGGATTCTTATGTCACCGAATGCGGCTGTTTCTGATCTTGCCGGGGATGAACTGCGTCCGGATTTGATTCTGGTGCCAGCCCTGTGGCGCGCCCCCAGAGCGGTGATTGCCAGGAATCCGGATCTTATCGCCTGGCTCGCCAGACAATATCAGGCGGGTAGCCATATATTTGCTGTTGGCACTGGTGTGTGTTTGTTGGCCGAAGCCGGATTGCTGGACGGCAAGCCCGCCGTTACGCATTGGCACTATCTGGAAACGTTTGCGCAGGACTATCCCAGGGTCAATTTGCAGGCTAACTACTTATTGACTCAGTCTGACCGGATGTATTGTGCTGCCAGTGTTAATTCGGGTGCTGACATGATGATTCATATTCTTGGGTTGCTGTTTAACCGGGACTTGGCATTGCAGGTTGAGCAGCAATTTTCTCCAGAGGTACGTAACCCATTTGAGAAAAAGGTTTTTTATGCTGATGGCCGTCATCAACATGGCGATGAAGAAATTGCATTGGTCCAAACCTGGATGCAACACAATCTGAAAGAGCCTTTGGTATTGTCGAAACTGGCGAAAATGGCAGGAGTTGGTGAGCGTCAGTTTGATCGGCGATTCAAGCAGGTAACCGGTTTGGCGCCGGGAAAATATTTGCAAAAAATTCGCTGTGAACAGGCTCACGAGCTGCTGCAGAATACCAACTTGTCGATTGCAGACATTGCCGCCGCTGTTGGTTATCTGGATTCCGGCTATTTTATCCGTATCTTCAGAAAACATTCCGGGCAGACGCCGGGTCAGTTGCGGCAGAAGGTTAAGTCAAAACTATTCACTTCTTAG
- a CDS encoding beta-ketoacyl synthase has protein sequence MSSQPSLALITGFGGINTAGRSSAHMAFQRVIFDVLNEQQQLETLTSLNQLMNLEGEPLDNQQTILQGSLIRGWDNVEWDAENIPFHQPFKNDAGEQCWRLTHKRLSVQSAGQTPKGFDPAAQYPSRHHPRGLQLTIYAASDAIASLGVEWDQLKQHVRPDQIGVYAGSAMGQLDPAGHGGMIQASLLGKRTSTKQCALGLSEMPADFVNAYVLGNVGATGSSVGACATFLYNLKTTLDDLRSGRRRIVVVGNAEAPLTPEIVEGYAAMTALINEQKLRDLDGKSVDEEPNYRQSSRPFGHNGGFTIAESAQFFVLTDEALALELGLTVHGSVGDVFVNADGFKKSISNPGIGNYLTMGKAVAEARRWFGSQTIQHGSFIHAHGSSTPQNRVTESHIYAELAKAFGIDDWKITAVKAHLGHPLSVASADQLLMTLGTWAHNIIPGITTTDRIAEDVHQYGLNFLLQHTPIENNEADIAFINSKGFGGNNASAFIVSPHKTHELMQKNCDAACWNHYLDRNEKVQEKSWQYNEDMSAGKVKPVYQFGEQVLDADDLTINDEEIYIRGWQQSVKL, from the coding sequence ATGAGCTCTCAACCATCACTTGCTTTAATTACCGGATTTGGCGGAATCAATACCGCTGGTCGCAGTTCTGCGCACATGGCGTTTCAGCGGGTGATCTTTGATGTATTGAATGAACAGCAACAGCTGGAAACGCTGACGTCGCTCAACCAGCTGATGAATCTTGAAGGCGAACCACTCGACAACCAACAAACCATCCTGCAAGGGTCATTAATTCGTGGCTGGGATAATGTGGAGTGGGATGCTGAAAACATTCCTTTTCATCAGCCATTCAAAAACGATGCAGGCGAACAATGCTGGCGCCTGACTCATAAACGTTTATCCGTTCAGAGCGCAGGTCAGACACCGAAGGGGTTTGATCCGGCAGCACAGTACCCATCACGTCATCATCCCCGAGGCTTGCAGCTAACGATTTATGCCGCTTCAGACGCAATTGCTTCTTTGGGTGTGGAATGGGATCAACTGAAACAACATGTCCGCCCGGATCAGATTGGCGTGTATGCCGGCTCCGCCATGGGACAGCTGGATCCTGCAGGCCACGGTGGCATGATTCAGGCGTCGTTGTTAGGCAAGCGTACCAGCACCAAACAATGTGCCTTAGGCCTGAGCGAAATGCCTGCGGACTTCGTCAACGCCTACGTGCTTGGCAACGTTGGTGCAACGGGCAGTAGCGTCGGTGCCTGCGCCACCTTTTTATACAACCTCAAAACCACTCTGGATGACTTACGTTCGGGGCGTCGCCGAATTGTGGTGGTTGGCAATGCCGAAGCACCACTGACGCCAGAGATTGTTGAGGGTTACGCCGCAATGACGGCTCTGATCAACGAGCAAAAACTGCGTGACCTGGATGGTAAGTCCGTGGATGAAGAACCCAACTACCGCCAATCAAGCCGTCCATTTGGTCATAATGGCGGCTTTACCATTGCGGAATCCGCTCAGTTTTTTGTGTTAACGGATGAAGCCTTAGCTCTTGAATTGGGTTTAACCGTGCATGGTTCTGTCGGAGATGTTTTTGTGAATGCTGATGGCTTCAAAAAGTCTATTTCCAATCCGGGCATTGGTAACTACCTGACCATGGGCAAAGCCGTGGCAGAAGCGCGTCGCTGGTTTGGCAGCCAAACCATTCAGCACGGCAGCTTTATTCATGCCCATGGCAGCAGCACTCCTCAAAACCGGGTGACTGAGTCACACATTTATGCCGAGCTGGCTAAGGCCTTCGGCATTGATGACTGGAAAATTACCGCAGTCAAAGCACACCTGGGGCACCCACTGTCGGTTGCTTCTGCTGATCAGTTATTAATGACACTGGGCACCTGGGCACACAATATTATTCCTGGCATTACAACAACGGATCGCATCGCTGAAGATGTTCATCAATATGGTTTGAACTTTTTATTGCAACACACACCCATTGAAAATAATGAAGCCGATATTGCTTTTATTAATTCCAAAGGTTTTGGTGGCAATAACGCATCAGCCTTTATTGTCTCGCCACATAAAACCCATGAACTGATGCAAAAAAACTGCGATGCAGCTTGCTGGAATCACTACCTCGATCGTAATGAAAAAGTTCAGGAAAAGAGCTGGCAATATAATGAGGACATGAGCGCAGGCAAGGTAAAACCGGTTTATCAGTTTGGTGAGCAGGTTCTTGATGCTGATGACCTGACCATCAATGACGAAGAAATTTATATCCGCGGTTGGCAACAAAGTGTGAAACTTTAA
- the cyoE gene encoding heme o synthase: protein MAINSALPLSPSFSDFWQLGKPRVVLVMLVCALVGMLLATPQIPELSVIVISLLGIGLASMGAAAFNHLLDRRFDRLMRRTQQRPLVTEKLQPWQVAGYATLLSLLGLWLLYWEVNALASLLTALSLLGYAVIYTAFLKHATPQNITIGGLAGAMPPLLGWVSITGTIDAYAALLVLIIFAWTPAHFWALAIYRCDDYRQAGVPMLPVTHGLTFTQLQVWLYAWLTVVVSLLPYVVGMSGWVYLLAMLVLNGRWLLINYRVYAHRGKQLLQSSRYAFWFSIRYILYCFLFLLLDHYLI, encoded by the coding sequence ATGGCCATTAACTCTGCGTTACCGCTGTCACCGTCTTTTTCAGACTTTTGGCAGCTGGGCAAGCCGCGCGTTGTGCTGGTGATGTTAGTGTGTGCTTTGGTAGGCATGTTGCTGGCGACACCTCAGATTCCCGAGCTTTCGGTTATTGTTATCTCATTATTGGGAATCGGATTGGCATCCATGGGAGCCGCGGCCTTTAACCATTTATTAGATCGCCGCTTTGACCGGTTAATGCGCAGAACTCAGCAACGACCGCTGGTGACTGAAAAACTCCAACCCTGGCAAGTGGCAGGTTATGCAACGTTACTGTCGTTGCTCGGGCTTTGGCTGTTGTATTGGGAAGTTAATGCACTGGCTTCATTATTAACGGCACTGTCGTTATTAGGTTATGCCGTGATTTATACGGCTTTTTTAAAACACGCTACGCCGCAGAATATTACCATTGGTGGTCTGGCGGGGGCGATGCCACCTTTACTAGGTTGGGTGTCGATCACCGGAACCATAGATGCGTATGCTGCGCTATTAGTGTTGATTATTTTTGCCTGGACCCCCGCTCATTTTTGGGCACTGGCGATCTATCGTTGCGATGATTATCGTCAGGCAGGGGTTCCCATGTTGCCTGTTACCCATGGATTAACATTCACCCAACTGCAGGTTTGGTTATATGCCTGGTTAACCGTTGTGGTGAGTTTGTTGCCTTATGTGGTTGGCATGTCGGGGTGGGTGTATTTGTTAGCCATGTTGGTTCTGAATGGCCGCTGGTTACTCATTAATTATCGGGTGTATGCACATCGGGGGAAACAATTATTACAGTCTTCCCGCTATGCATTTTGGTTTTCAATTCGTTATATCCTGTATTGTTTTTTATTTTTATTGCTGGACCACTATTTGATTTGA